A window of Bacillus toyonensis BCT-7112 genomic DNA:
CAGATCGATCAAGAAGTTCACAATCTGGAGGTTCCGGACTTGGATCAGCTATTGCAAAATCATTAATTGAAATGCACAAAGGGGAAATTGGTGTAAGGAATCGCGCAGATGGTAAGCAGGGAAGTGAATTTTGGTTCACTCTTCCCATCACATCAGTAAAAAATAAGATGGCTGAAAGACTTTTGTAACATTTACGTTAGAAAAATGAAAGACCTTCTTGTTAACATACTACTACACAGTATGTTACAGGAGGTTTTTTACTTTATGAAAAGAAAATATGTATGGCTTATAGGTGGTTTAATAATTGTATTGGGGATTTTATGGTCATTGTTCCGACCAGAGAAATTATTTATTGATAAGCAAGTAAATGAATCATTGCCACAAGCAGAGATACAATCAACTGAAGTAAGGCAACAAAGTGATCGAGTAATAAGGGAAGGGCAGTTTCAAAACGGTGTCCATGAAACAACTGGAACGGCAAAAATTCACCAATTAGCGGATGGAAAACGTGTTTTACGACTTTCTAATTTTGCAACATCAAATGGGCCAGATGTACGAGTTGTATTAGTTCCTACAAATCGTTTGAAAAATAATGAAGACGTAAAAAACTATCAGTATATTGAATTAGGAAAATTAAAGGGAAATAAAGGAGACCAAAACTACGAAATTCCTGAAGGGTTAGATGTAAATGAATATGGTTCGGTTTCTGTTTGGTGTAAAAGATTTAATGAAAAC
This region includes:
- a CDS encoding DM13 domain-containing protein; the protein is MKRKYVWLIGGLIIVLGILWSLFRPEKLFIDKQVNESLPQAEIQSTEVRQQSDRVIREGQFQNGVHETTGTAKIHQLADGKRVLRLSNFATSNGPDVRVVLVPTNRLKNNEDVKNYQYIELGKLKGNKGDQNYEIPEGLDVNEYGSVSVWCKRFNENFGAVYFNN